The following coding sequences lie in one Spinacia oleracea cultivar Varoflay chromosome 1, BTI_SOV_V1, whole genome shotgun sequence genomic window:
- the LOC110800445 gene encoding uncharacterized protein, translating into MKSPAESRDPKLYCQFHEDIGHDTKDCRSLKRALDSLASKGHLKNYLQRSTHGRGKNQYKKKRSPVSATEGNHSEWGCVAVILGGQAAGGPTMRGQKYYSLRLGQVMLSGKSPVDPFPRIEICESDGGRVATPHDDPLVVEIKISNMRVKRFLIDTRSSSDIMSMECLSRLDHDPKTIESIHYPIIGFGGSIIHPVGVINFPVRLGGRKYGRKMGVDFLIVKDLMAYNVILGRPTLNKIKAVVVTHLMLLKYVCDDGAIGTIHGDQQQARDCYLTTLNPSHGGKTRPGPKARENMKKNHQLPARISQLK; encoded by the coding sequence ATGAAATCTCCTGCTGAGAGTCGAGATCCTAAGCtgtattgccagttccatgaagatataGGACATGACACCAAGGATTGCAGAAGCCTGAAGAGAGCCCTGGACAGCCTAGCCTCCAAGGGGCACCTGAAGAACTACTTGCAAAGAAGCACTCACGGCAGGGGAAAAAATCAGTACAAGAAAAAAAGGTCACCTGTCTCAGCTACAGAAGGAAATCACAGCGAATGGGGATGTGTAGCCGTCATATTAGGAGGACAAGCTGCTGGGGGGCCCACAATGAGGGGACAGAAATATTATTCCCTCCGTCTAGGTCAGGTAATGTTATCGGGGAAATCACCGGTGGACCCATTCCCTCGGATAGAAATATGTGAATCGGATGGTGGACGTGTAGCCACCCCACATGACGACCCTCTCGTGGTCGAGATCAAAATCTCTAACATGAGGGTAAAGCGCTTCTTGATAGATACAAGAAGTTCATCTGATATAATGAGCATGGAGTGCCTGAGCCGCCTAGATCATGACCCTAAAACCATAGAGAGCATCCACTACCCTATCATTGGCTTTGGAGGAAGCATCATACATCCAGTAGGCGTCATCAACTTTCCAGTTCGGCTTGGAGGACGTAAATATGGACGAAAGATGGGGGTAGACTTCCTAATCGTCAAAGATTTGATGGCCTACAACGTCATTTTGGGACGTCCCACCTTGAACAAGATTAAGGCAGTGgtcgtcacccatctcatgCTCCTGAAGTATGTGTGTGACGATGGGGCAATAGGGACTATACACGGAGATCAACAACAAGCAAGAGACTGCTACCTCACAACTCTTAACCCATCGCATGGAGGAAAGACCCGGCCGGGACCAAAGGCaagagaaaatatgaagaagAACCACCAACTGCCAGCGAGAATATCCCAGTTAAAATAG